From the genome of Campylobacter concisus, one region includes:
- a CDS encoding sulfate/molybdate ABC transporter ATP-binding protein: protein MIEISCKKELNGGGGKFLLEADLSFESGDFVALYGASGGGKTTILRLIAGFEAPQSGFIKVGDKIFFDEKTNLAPQKRNIGFLFQDYALFENMNVFKNLLFAKNDLNLANKLLDICGLTSLKNTKISTLSGGQKQRVALARAVMRKPEILLLDEPLSALDNAMREKLQDYLLALHDEFKMSTILVSHDIAEIYKLCNKVFVLESGKISRSGSASEIFLKSAGSQKFAFNAKILEIKKRDAIYVANVLINRQICEVVLSSSEAMNLKAGDMVVVSTKAFSVNLEKA from the coding sequence ATGATAGAAATTTCTTGTAAAAAAGAGCTAAATGGCGGTGGCGGAAAATTTTTACTTGAGGCTGATCTTAGCTTTGAAAGTGGTGATTTTGTCGCACTTTATGGAGCAAGTGGTGGCGGAAAGACTACTATTTTACGCTTGATCGCTGGTTTTGAAGCACCACAAAGTGGCTTTATAAAGGTTGGAGATAAAATTTTCTTTGATGAAAAGACAAATTTGGCTCCACAAAAGCGAAATATTGGCTTTTTATTTCAAGACTACGCACTTTTTGAAAATATGAATGTCTTTAAAAATTTACTCTTTGCAAAAAATGATCTAAATCTGGCGAACAAGCTTCTTGATATCTGCGGTCTAACCAGCCTAAAAAATACAAAAATTAGCACTCTTTCTGGCGGCCAAAAACAACGTGTTGCTTTAGCTCGTGCAGTTATGAGAAAGCCTGAAATTTTACTACTTGATGAGCCGTTAAGTGCGCTTGATAATGCTATGCGTGAGAAACTTCAAGACTATTTACTAGCACTTCATGATGAGTTTAAGATGAGCACTATTTTAGTAAGCCATGATATCGCTGAAATTTATAAGCTTTGCAATAAAGTCTTTGTCCTTGAAAGTGGAAAAATTTCAAGATCAGGTAGTGCAAGTGAGATATTTTTAAAGAGTGCAGGATCACAGAAATTTGCCTTTAACGCTAAAATTTTAGAGATAAAAAAACGTGATGCTATTTACGTGGCAAATGTATTAATAAACCGCCAAATTTGTGAAGTGGTGCTAAGTAGTAGCGAAGCAATGAATCTAAAAGCAGGCGATATGGTAGTAGTTAGCACAAAAGCATTTAGTGTAAATTTGGAAAAAGCATGA
- a CDS encoding TOBE domain-containing protein — MIRAKIVGILTKDDVSLFELKGLNLEANLFMLVLNEASKFALNDEINLGFKSSDVILAKDKLSDSSLENELKCVIEAINFGEILSVISLKCGEIYFEAIISNHALKTMNVGENDEVFAYIKSTSIHISTQK, encoded by the coding sequence ATGATAAGAGCAAAGATCGTTGGAATTTTAACTAAAGATGACGTTAGCTTATTTGAGCTAAAGGGTCTAAATTTAGAGGCAAATTTATTTATGCTAGTCTTGAATGAGGCTAGCAAATTTGCCTTAAATGATGAGATTAACTTAGGTTTTAAAAGCTCCGATGTTATCTTGGCAAAAGACAAACTAAGTGATAGCTCGCTTGAAAACGAGCTAAAGTGCGTGATTGAAGCTATAAATTTTGGTGAAATTTTAAGTGTTATTAGCTTAAAGTGTGGCGAAATTTACTTCGAAGCTATTATCTCAAATCACGCATTAAAAACCATGAACGTAGGTGAAAACGATGAAGTCTTTGCCTATATAAAATCTACAAGCATTCACATAAGTACACAAAAATGA